A window of the Mesorhizobium opportunistum WSM2075 genome harbors these coding sequences:
- a CDS encoding ThuA domain-containing protein, protein MPIKAVVWGENVHEQTNAAVRDLYPLGMHGTIAAALNQDKGIEATTATLQEPEHGLGEKRLAGTEVLLWWGHAAHGEVKDEIVERVQKRVWEGMGLIVLHSGHYSKIFKRLMGTPCSLKWREAGERERVWAINRGHPIAQGIGECLEIGETEMYGEPFAVPEPLETVFISWYEGGEVFRSGLTYQRGAGRIFYFSPGHETYPIYHNDGVQQVLRNAVHWAHNPAPAWSGVTNAPNVPTDRAKEKIVQKGLRLHADGDKGLS, encoded by the coding sequence ATGCCGATAAAAGCTGTCGTCTGGGGCGAGAACGTGCACGAGCAGACCAATGCCGCCGTGCGGGACCTCTATCCTTTGGGCATGCACGGCACTATTGCCGCCGCGCTCAACCAGGACAAGGGCATCGAAGCGACCACGGCCACCTTGCAGGAGCCCGAACATGGCCTGGGCGAGAAGCGCCTTGCCGGCACCGAGGTCCTGCTGTGGTGGGGCCACGCCGCCCATGGCGAGGTCAAGGACGAGATCGTCGAACGCGTGCAGAAGCGGGTCTGGGAAGGCATGGGGCTGATCGTGCTCCATTCCGGGCACTACTCGAAGATCTTCAAGCGCCTGATGGGTACGCCTTGCTCGCTGAAATGGCGCGAGGCGGGCGAGCGTGAACGCGTCTGGGCGATCAATCGCGGCCATCCGATCGCGCAAGGCATCGGCGAATGCCTGGAGATCGGCGAGACGGAAATGTATGGCGAGCCGTTCGCGGTGCCGGAGCCGCTGGAGACGGTATTCATCTCCTGGTACGAGGGCGGCGAGGTGTTCCGGTCGGGACTGACCTATCAGCGCGGCGCGGGACGGATCTTCTATTTTTCGCCGGGCCACGAGACCTATCCGATCTACCACAATGACGGGGTGCAACAGGTGCTGCGCAACGCCGTGCACTGGGCGCATAATCCCGCACCCGCATGGTCCGGCGTCACCAATGCGCCGAACGTGCCGACGGACAGGGCCAAGGAGAAGATCGTCCAGAAAGGCCTGCGCCTGCATGCCGATGGCGATAAGGGTCTTAGTTGA
- a CDS encoding Gfo/Idh/MocA family protein: MHRILLLGTGGIAGHHVEEFAGIPGCSIVACVDQVPGRAATFAGANKIGDCFESLEAAIAWSQFDAAINATPDGVHKATTLALLASGKHVFCEKPLAPNHADALVMTEAAEAAGVVNMVNLTYRNSPAIQEARRMVQAGAIGELRHVEASYRQSWLVSKSWGNWRVEDKWLWRLSSRHGSTGVLGDVGIHILDFATYGAAQDIVSLHADLVTFPKAEGEQIGDYVLDANDSVAMTARLKSGALATIMASRYTTGHANDLSLTLHGTKGAIKVETDGKVSHLSACLGGDIDLQRWRTLAPPDVKRNARRFADALDSGQNGDPSFRRAADMQKLIDAAFESSATRLPVSIG, encoded by the coding sequence ATGCACCGAATTCTTCTGCTCGGCACCGGCGGCATCGCCGGGCATCATGTCGAGGAGTTCGCCGGGATTCCCGGCTGCAGCATCGTGGCCTGTGTCGACCAGGTGCCAGGCCGCGCGGCGACGTTCGCCGGGGCAAACAAGATAGGCGACTGCTTCGAGAGCCTGGAGGCGGCGATCGCCTGGAGCCAGTTCGATGCCGCCATCAACGCCACGCCGGACGGCGTGCACAAGGCAACGACGCTGGCGCTGCTTGCCTCGGGCAAACACGTCTTTTGCGAGAAGCCGCTGGCGCCGAACCATGCCGACGCGCTTGTCATGACCGAAGCCGCCGAGGCAGCAGGCGTCGTCAACATGGTCAACCTGACCTATCGCAATTCGCCGGCCATCCAGGAAGCGCGGCGCATGGTGCAGGCCGGCGCCATCGGCGAACTCCGCCATGTCGAGGCGAGTTATCGGCAAAGCTGGCTGGTCAGCAAATCCTGGGGCAACTGGCGGGTCGAGGACAAATGGCTGTGGCGCCTGTCGAGCCGGCATGGATCGACAGGCGTGCTGGGTGATGTCGGCATACATATACTGGACTTCGCCACCTATGGCGCCGCCCAGGACATCGTCAGCCTGCATGCCGACCTGGTGACGTTTCCGAAGGCCGAGGGCGAGCAGATCGGCGACTACGTGCTGGACGCCAATGACAGCGTGGCGATGACAGCGCGGCTGAAGTCAGGCGCGCTCGCCACGATCATGGCGAGCCGCTACACGACAGGCCACGCCAACGATCTCTCGCTGACGCTGCACGGCACCAAGGGCGCCATCAAGGTCGAGACCGACGGCAAGGTTTCGCACCTGTCCGCCTGTCTCGGCGGAGATATCGACCTGCAGCGCTGGCGGACTCTGGCGCCGCCGGACGTCAAACGCAATGCAAGACGCTTCGCCGATGCGCTGGATAGCGGGCAAAACGGCGATCCGTCGTTCCGGCGCGCCGCCGACATGCAGAAGCTGATCGATGCAGCGTTCGAGAGTTCGGCGACCAGGCTGCCGGTCTCGATCGGCTGA
- a CDS encoding DUF680 domain-containing protein, producing the protein MKKTVLTLAAILALSGSAFAASATQPAKHLPAATCVDTRTHVKLDCASTGSVEKKGTTENTAEGKGPRLGISINPWIVPSAF; encoded by the coding sequence ATGAAAAAGACCGTCCTCACCCTCGCCGCCATTCTGGCCCTGTCGGGCTCGGCTTTCGCCGCCAGCGCCACCCAGCCGGCCAAGCACCTGCCGGCCGCGACCTGCGTCGACACCAGGACCCATGTGAAGCTCGATTGCGCTTCGACCGGCTCGGTCGAGAAGAAGGGCACCACGGAAAACACCGCTGAGGGCAAGGGCCCGCGCCTCGGCATCAGCATCAACCCGTGGATCGTGCCGAGCGCTTTCTAA
- a CDS encoding TetR/AcrR family transcriptional regulator: MPPSVQTRREKQKAELRSELVAAAHKLVQEEGYEGLTIRKLAKRVGYAPMSVYSYFADKQDILFALAEDAFETLARRIEEHPSDDPIAALQAVMTEYAAFGLGNPNEYRTVFMTEKTKLPEGRSYADMEEGNPAMKALISRVEACVAAGELQGDPRAIATMLWAVGHGTISLLITFPFYPFGDPQAFVKRMCDFTLATLRTQNVPPLTETPVNC, from the coding sequence TTGCCGCCGAGCGTCCAGACACGCCGCGAGAAACAAAAGGCCGAGCTACGCTCCGAACTGGTCGCAGCCGCGCACAAGCTCGTCCAGGAAGAAGGCTATGAGGGTCTGACCATCCGCAAGCTGGCCAAGCGGGTCGGCTATGCACCGATGTCGGTCTATTCCTACTTCGCCGACAAGCAGGACATCCTGTTCGCGCTGGCCGAAGATGCGTTCGAGACCCTTGCCCGGCGCATCGAGGAGCATCCGTCAGACGATCCGATCGCGGCTTTGCAGGCGGTCATGACCGAATATGCCGCCTTCGGCCTCGGCAATCCCAATGAATACCGCACCGTCTTCATGACCGAAAAGACCAAGCTGCCGGAAGGCAGGAGCTACGCGGACATGGAGGAAGGCAACCCGGCGATGAAGGCGCTGATCAGCCGGGTCGAGGCCTGCGTCGCCGCAGGCGAGTTGCAGGGCGATCCGCGCGCCATCGCCACCATGCTGTGGGCGGTCGGCCATGGCACGATCTCGCTGCTGATCACCTTTCCGTTCTACCCCTTCGGCGACCCGCAGGCCTTTGTGAAGCGGATGTGCGATTTCACGCTTGCGACACTGCGCACGCAAAATGTGCCTCCGCTGACCGAGACCCCGGTCAACTGCTGA
- a CDS encoding phosphotransferase family protein gives MNDPNALDQAALASYLEAEIPGFSGLAAIEKFKSGQSNPTYLLTAASGRYVLRAKPPGQLLKSAHQVDREFRVMKALAGSAVPVPRMLHLSAEDSPIGRMFYVMDFLDGRIFWDPALPEARDNDERSAIYDAMNETLAALHDVDVEAVGLGDFGRPGNYFERQLARWTSQYRASETGAIADMDRLIAWLETHMPADDGRVSLVHGDYRLDNLIFAPDQPKVLAMLDWELSTSGHPFADIAYQCMQWRLPHASGFRGLGGIDRAALGLPFEEEYVAAYCRRRDLTGIGNWTFFLAFSFFRLAAICQGVYKRALDGNASNPEKARTYGEAVKLLSHLAVKLIDKEM, from the coding sequence ATGAACGACCCGAACGCGCTCGACCAGGCCGCGCTCGCGTCCTACCTCGAGGCGGAAATCCCGGGCTTTTCCGGGCTCGCCGCAATCGAAAAGTTCAAATCCGGCCAGTCGAACCCGACCTATCTGCTGACGGCGGCAAGCGGCCGCTATGTGCTGCGCGCCAAGCCGCCGGGGCAGTTGCTTAAATCGGCGCATCAGGTCGACCGCGAATTTCGGGTGATGAAGGCGCTTGCCGGCAGCGCGGTGCCCGTCCCCCGGATGCTGCATCTGTCGGCGGAGGATTCGCCGATCGGCCGCATGTTCTACGTCATGGATTTCCTCGACGGCCGCATCTTCTGGGATCCGGCGCTGCCCGAGGCGCGCGACAACGATGAGCGTTCCGCCATCTATGACGCCATGAACGAGACGCTGGCGGCCTTGCACGACGTCGATGTCGAGGCCGTGGGCCTCGGTGATTTCGGCCGGCCGGGCAATTATTTCGAGCGGCAGCTGGCGCGCTGGACCAGCCAGTACCGCGCTTCGGAAACCGGCGCCATCGCCGACATGGACCGCCTGATCGCCTGGCTGGAAACGCATATGCCCGCCGATGACGGCCGTGTCTCGCTCGTCCATGGCGACTACCGGCTGGATAATCTGATCTTCGCGCCGGACCAGCCAAAGGTGCTGGCGATGCTCGACTGGGAACTGTCGACATCTGGCCATCCCTTCGCCGACATCGCCTATCAGTGCATGCAGTGGCGCTTGCCGCACGCATCCGGCTTTCGCGGCCTCGGCGGCATTGACCGTGCGGCGCTCGGCCTGCCCTTCGAAGAGGAGTATGTCGCCGCTTACTGCCGGCGACGCGACCTCACTGGCATCGGCAACTGGACATTCTTCCTCGCCTTCTCCTTCTTCAGGTTGGCAGCGATCTGCCAGGGTGTCTACAAGCGGGCGTTGGACGGCAATGCCTCCAATCCCGAAAAGGCCAGAACCTATGGCGAGGCGGTGAAGCTCTTGTCGCATCTTGCAGTCAAACTGATCGACAAAGAGATGTGA